The following coding sequences are from one Tolumonas lignilytica window:
- a CDS encoding MFS transporter — translation MNKVSAPLTFAGLTILMAGQLLPLIDFSIVNVALDAVAAALHASHVELELMVAVYGVAFAVCLAMGGRLGDNFGRRRIFTLGVWLFGLASLGCGLSTSILMLLIARALQGIGAALIVPQILATIHVSLSGRAHSRALGLYGSVGGMAFIVGQVLGGWLVSADVAGMGWRSVFLINIPVCVVILLFCSRWVPETWKEQAAGVDWPGTLILATVIVCLLVPVAMGPVFHWSWPYVAMLCLVIPLTRLFWLTELSQQQQNRAPLMPPSLLKLSSVQFGLVLAVLFFACWSGFMFAMALTLQAGLGMSASHSGDSFVALGFAYFVGSLLSARITAKIGQIRTLLTGCAIQMCGLIGLIATIHTVWPALTLVSLIPTTSLMGFGQSFIVSSFFRIGLSEVPAKDAGSGSAILTTVQQAAFGLGSALLGSLFYQIYQATQDYHDAVIGALCGELVLMSIVVISTWVYAHHRQSAKTAVAD, via the coding sequence ATGAATAAAGTCTCTGCACCACTCACCTTTGCAGGCCTCACGATCCTGATGGCCGGGCAGTTGTTGCCCTTGATCGATTTTTCCATCGTCAATGTCGCACTGGATGCTGTCGCAGCAGCCTTGCATGCCAGTCATGTGGAGCTGGAACTGATGGTGGCGGTGTACGGTGTCGCCTTTGCCGTTTGTCTGGCGATGGGCGGACGGCTCGGCGATAACTTTGGCCGACGTCGCATCTTTACGCTCGGGGTCTGGCTGTTTGGCCTGGCTTCGCTGGGGTGCGGGTTATCTACATCTATCCTGATGTTGCTGATTGCCCGTGCCTTGCAAGGGATAGGTGCTGCGCTGATTGTGCCGCAGATCCTGGCGACGATTCATGTCTCACTGTCCGGGCGCGCGCACTCCCGTGCGTTGGGCCTCTATGGCTCAGTGGGTGGGATGGCATTTATTGTCGGACAAGTGCTGGGCGGCTGGCTGGTCTCTGCCGATGTTGCCGGCATGGGCTGGCGCAGTGTCTTTTTGATCAACATTCCGGTGTGTGTGGTCATTCTGCTGTTCTGTTCCCGCTGGGTACCTGAAACCTGGAAAGAGCAGGCGGCTGGCGTCGATTGGCCGGGGACGCTGATTCTGGCCACGGTGATTGTCTGTCTGCTGGTGCCCGTTGCGATGGGGCCGGTCTTTCACTGGTCATGGCCCTATGTGGCGATGCTGTGTCTGGTCATCCCACTCACACGGTTATTCTGGCTGACCGAGCTATCACAGCAACAGCAAAACCGGGCCCCGCTGATGCCACCGAGTTTATTGAAGCTGTCTTCTGTGCAATTTGGCTTGGTACTGGCGGTGCTGTTCTTTGCCTGCTGGAGCGGCTTCATGTTTGCGATGGCACTGACGCTGCAAGCCGGGCTTGGCATGAGCGCCTCTCATTCCGGTGATTCTTTTGTAGCACTGGGGTTTGCCTATTTTGTCGGTTCGTTGCTCAGTGCCCGGATCACCGCCAAAATCGGCCAGATCCGCACATTATTGACCGGTTGTGCCATCCAGATGTGCGGTTTGATTGGGCTGATCGCGACCATCCACACCGTCTGGCCGGCGTTAACGCTGGTTTCACTGATTCCGACAACCAGTCTGATGGGCTTTGGGCAGTCTTTCATTGTCAGCAGTTTTTTCCGGATCGGACTATCAGAAGTGCCTGCGAAAGATGCCGGCAGCGGCAGTGCCATCCTGACCACGGTACAGCAAGCTGCGTTCGGGCTGGGTTCTGCCTTGCTGGGCAGCCTGTTCTATCAGATCTATCAAGCGACACAAGACTACCATGACGCTGTCATCGGGGCCTTGTGCGGGGAGTTGGTGCTGATGAGCATAGTGGTGATAAGCACCTGGGTTTATGCTCATCACCGGCAATCAGCGAAAACGGCGGTCGCGGACTGA
- a CDS encoding helix-turn-helix transcriptional regulator yields MPMTPLMPMPSSGNADPNPAIELGIFLRSRRESLDPVRVGIVYNGRRRTPGLRREEVAQLADVSTTWYTWLEQGRDVKASAITLSAIAQALRCSEAETRHLFSLAGLTEPTSHRRQCRKLTEANQLILDQLSPLPAIIQNARFDILGHNKAYVSLTGIELSALSDEECNCLYLAFNHPGWRQRLVNIDQILPRLVGSFRASMAKHRDDPLWNARLDSLRQSSAHFCELWERYEILDIENHHKQFQHPELGLLSVYQVNWWSAPANGERLMVYVADDDATRQKLLQLTP; encoded by the coding sequence ATGCCAATGACCCCTCTCATGCCAATGCCAAGCAGCGGCAATGCCGACCCGAATCCGGCCATCGAGCTGGGTATTTTTTTGCGTTCCCGCCGGGAAAGTCTGGATCCGGTTCGAGTGGGTATAGTCTACAACGGGCGTCGCCGTACACCGGGGTTGCGGCGTGAAGAGGTTGCCCAGCTAGCAGATGTCAGTACCACCTGGTACACCTGGCTGGAACAGGGGCGCGATGTCAAAGCCTCGGCCATCACCCTGAGTGCCATTGCGCAGGCGCTGCGATGCAGCGAAGCAGAAACACGGCACCTGTTCTCACTGGCCGGACTGACCGAACCCACCAGCCACCGCCGTCAGTGCCGGAAATTAACCGAAGCCAATCAGCTGATCCTCGATCAGTTGTCACCGCTGCCGGCCATTATTCAGAATGCCCGCTTTGATATCCTGGGTCATAACAAGGCCTATGTCAGCCTCACCGGCATTGAGCTCTCTGCCTTGAGCGATGAGGAATGCAATTGTCTGTATCTGGCCTTTAATCATCCGGGATGGCGGCAGCGACTGGTGAATATTGATCAGATCCTGCCCCGACTGGTCGGCAGTTTTCGCGCGTCGATGGCCAAACACCGGGATGATCCGCTGTGGAATGCGCGTCTGGATTCCTTGCGCCAGAGTTCGGCCCATTTCTGTGAATTGTGGGAACGCTATGAAATTCTGGATATTGAAAACCACCATAAACAGTTCCAGCATCCGGAGCTTGGTTTGCTCAGTGTTTATCAGGTGAACTGGTGGTCGGCACCCGCCAACGGTGAACGCTTGATGGTTTATGTCGCCGATGATGATGCGACCCGGCAAAAACTGTTACAACTCACGCCCTGA
- a CDS encoding ABC transporter ATP-binding protein translates to MNHSLQLLTTEPLPVQPEPALARPAIIARNANLIYPAADKPVHALHDIDLTIRQGEFVSLIGPSGCGKTTLLRAIADLESITSGELLVNEMTPSEARQAGAYGYVFQAPALFPWRTVLQNVLLPLQIQGKLAAEAESIAREQLARVGLSGFEDKYPWQLSGGMQQRVSIARALGFKPKILMMDEPFGALDEITRDSLNQQLQDLWCAEQRTVVFVTHSISEAVYLSTRIVVMSPRPGRIVKIIDSPLPRERTLALRDTPEFMQLAHEVREALAEGHHEH, encoded by the coding sequence ATGAACCATTCCCTTCAACTGCTGACAACGGAACCATTGCCAGTTCAGCCTGAACCGGCGTTAGCCCGCCCGGCGATAATTGCCCGCAATGCCAACCTGATTTATCCGGCAGCCGATAAGCCGGTGCATGCGTTGCACGATATTGACCTCACCATTCGTCAGGGGGAATTTGTCTCGCTGATTGGCCCGTCCGGCTGTGGCAAAACCACCCTGCTGCGGGCGATTGCCGATCTGGAATCGATCACCTCCGGTGAACTGCTGGTGAATGAGATGACGCCATCGGAAGCGCGTCAAGCCGGTGCCTATGGCTATGTGTTTCAGGCTCCGGCGCTGTTTCCGTGGCGCACGGTCTTACAAAACGTCCTGCTGCCGTTGCAGATCCAGGGTAAGCTGGCCGCAGAAGCCGAGTCGATCGCCCGTGAGCAACTGGCCCGTGTCGGATTAAGCGGGTTTGAAGACAAGTATCCGTGGCAACTCTCCGGCGGCATGCAGCAGCGGGTTTCGATTGCCCGCGCACTGGGTTTTAAACCAAAGATCCTGATGATGGACGAACCATTCGGCGCACTGGATGAAATCACCCGCGACAGCCTCAATCAGCAACTACAGGATCTGTGGTGTGCCGAGCAGCGCACCGTGGTGTTTGTGACGCACTCGATTTCCGAGGCGGTGTATCTCTCGACCCGAATTGTGGTGATGTCGCCACGCCCCGGCCGTATCGTCAAAATCATCGACTCCCCGCTTCCCCGCGAACGCACGCTGGCCCTGCGCGATACCCCGGAATTCATGCAACTGGCGCATGAGGTCAGAGAAGCACTGGCGGAGGGGCATCATGAACACTGA
- a CDS encoding ABC transporter permease: MNTETFRQHVLPVSVIVLAAILFWYCLTIGLNAPGAIARVLPKNGHWGYGDFVLTTLNMARPVLPAPHQILLDIWHSLTQWSLSSPRNLLLHTWVTASAALTGFSMGVVLGLLLAVCIVHSQTLDKALLPWIVASQTVPVLAIAPIVLIILGSLGITGLLPKAVIAMYLCFFPVTVAMVQGLRSPQKLEMELLHTYATGKLDTFWLLRLPASLPFLFPAFRVAIASGLVGTMVAELPTGAQAGLGARLLTGSYYGNTIQIWSALVMASLLGLLLTALVSLLERIVMRTRRTV; encoded by the coding sequence ATGAACACTGAGACCTTTCGTCAGCATGTCTTGCCGGTTTCGGTGATCGTGCTCGCCGCTATTCTGTTCTGGTATTGCCTGACAATCGGCCTCAATGCCCCCGGCGCGATCGCTCGGGTATTACCCAAGAATGGCCACTGGGGGTACGGCGATTTTGTCCTGACCACCCTGAATATGGCGCGTCCGGTGTTGCCGGCGCCGCATCAGATCCTGCTGGATATCTGGCACAGCCTGACCCAGTGGTCGCTGTCGTCGCCGCGCAATCTGCTGCTGCATACCTGGGTAACCGCCAGCGCTGCCCTGACCGGTTTCAGCATGGGAGTGGTTCTCGGGCTGCTGTTGGCGGTGTGCATCGTACACTCACAAACGCTGGATAAAGCGCTGCTACCGTGGATTGTGGCTTCGCAAACGGTGCCGGTGCTGGCCATTGCACCCATTGTGCTGATCATCCTGGGCAGTCTGGGTATCACCGGGCTGCTCCCCAAGGCTGTGATCGCCATGTATCTCTGTTTCTTCCCGGTCACGGTCGCCATGGTGCAGGGGTTACGCTCCCCGCAGAAACTGGAGATGGAGTTGCTGCATACCTACGCGACCGGCAAGCTGGACACCTTCTGGCTGCTGCGTCTGCCGGCGTCGCTGCCATTCCTGTTTCCGGCCTTCCGGGTCGCGATTGCCAGCGGGCTGGTCGGCACCATGGTTGCCGAACTACCCACCGGGGCACAGGCCGGACTCGGCGCCCGCCTGCTTACCGGTTCCTATTACGGCAACACAATCCAGATCTGGTCAGCCCTGGTGATGGCATCACTGCTGGGATTGTTGCTGACGGCGCTGGTCAGCCTGCTGGAACGCATCGTCATGCGCACAAGGAGAACGGTATGA